The nucleotide window CAGTCGACGCGAACAGGCAGAGACAGTCAACCACGTTAGCAAAGCGAAGCGAAGCGGTAGGCAGCAGAGGAGGAATCGAGCGAGCATGGCCCAAGAACGCTTTCTTGTCACCGGGGCCCTGGGCTGTATCGGGGCCTGGACGGTGCGTAACCTTGTGCGCGAAGGCGCCCCCGTGGTCGCTTTTGACCTGGGCCAGGACACGCGGCGACTCAAGCTGATCATGGCGCCCGAGGAGCTGGCCCAGGTCACCTTCGTTCAAGGCGACCTCAGCGAGCTGGCAGCCGTGGAGCAGGTCATTGATCAATATGGGATCACCCACGTCATCCATCTGGCCGCGCTCCAGATGCCTGCAGTGCGGGCCAATCCCCCGCTGGGGGCGCGCGTCAACGTCGTCGGCACCGTCAACATCTTCGAGGCCAGCCGCCGCCGGACGGACCAGGTCCGGCGCATCGTCTATGCCTCCTCCGTGGCCGTCTACGATCCCAAGGCTGGCGGCCCGAGCGGCCTCGTCCAGCACGATACGCCACTGCGCCCTAACTCGCTCTACGGCGTCTTCAAACAAGCCAACGAGGGCACGGCGCGCATCTACTGGCAGGAGCATGGCCTTACCAGTATCGGCCTGCGCCCGGCGACCGTCTACGGCCCGGGCCGCGACCAGGGCCTGACCTCGGCCCCTACACGGGCCATGCTGGCCGCCGTGCTGGGGCAACCTTTCCACATCCCCTTTGGGGGACGGGGCGAGTTTCAATACGCCGATGACGTGGCCAAAACCTTCCTTGCCTGCGCGCGCGCGCCCTTCGAAGGGGCTGAGGTCTTCAATCTGCACGGGACCGTTGCCCACATGAGCAAGATCGTCGCCCTCATCGAGGAGCTGGTGCCCGAGAGCCGCGGCCTGATCACCTTCGCCGAGCCGGCCTTTCCTTCGCCCGAGGCCTATTCCGCCGAGGCCCTGAGCCGCGTCATCGGCGAGCCACCGCAGACGCCGCTGCGCGAGGGCATCGCCGCCACGTTGGCCCTTTTCC belongs to Thermogemmatispora onikobensis and includes:
- a CDS encoding NAD-dependent epimerase/dehydratase family protein, encoding MAQERFLVTGALGCIGAWTVRNLVREGAPVVAFDLGQDTRRLKLIMAPEELAQVTFVQGDLSELAAVEQVIDQYGITHVIHLAALQMPAVRANPPLGARVNVVGTVNIFEASRRRTDQVRRIVYASSVAVYDPKAGGPSGLVQHDTPLRPNSLYGVFKQANEGTARIYWQEHGLTSIGLRPATVYGPGRDQGLTSAPTRAMLAAVLGQPFHIPFGGRGEFQYADDVAKTFLACARAPFEGAEVFNLHGTVAHMSKIVALIEELVPESRGLITFAEPAFPSPEAYSAEALSRVIGEPPQTPLREGIAATLALFRERVAGGELNEHALQEGSPNHARQEG